One genomic segment of Candidatus Parvarchaeota archaeon includes these proteins:
- a CDS encoding CopG family ribbon-helix-helix protein: MAIISLSLEKELLEQVDRHFGTIGVKNRSDAFRIAARAILAEGRKNDKLAGQVEGVLIAMHRKGDEEHVTEPKHDFEDVVVTQVHTNMKGGKCLEIFVFKGDAKKVLKFYNALSRAGKTEFMKLVVP, encoded by the coding sequence ATGGCGATAATTAGCTTGAGCCTTGAAAAAGAGCTATTGGAGCAGGTGGACAGGCACTTTGGCACAATCGGTGTGAAAAACCGGTCTGACGCATTTAGGATTGCTGCAAGGGCGATATTGGCGGAGGGCAGGAAAAACGACAAGCTTGCCGGGCAGGTGGAAGGCGTTCTTATTGCAATGCACAGGAAAGGCGATGAAGAGCATGTGACAGAGCCAAAGCATGACTTTGAGGATGTAGTTGTGACGCAGGTGCACACAAACATGAAAGGTGGCAAATGCCTTGAGATTTTTGTTTTCAAAGGAGACGCGAAAAAAGTCCTCAAGTTTTATAATGCTCTTAGCAGGGCGGGAAAAACAGAATTCA
- a CDS encoding ZIP family metal transporter, with amino-acid sequence MALEYILGATMLVSLISLVGIALFFVAKKHMDSLLFILVSFSTGTLLGAALFDLLPESIDEIKSTVALEITFVGIVVAFCMEKLIHWHHHHAGKESQHKHPLGLLTLVGDGFHNFFDGVAIAAAFLVNPAVGITTTIAIGLHEIPQEIGDFALLLYCGYTKSKALAFNLLSALAAVAGGLLFYFFSGAIAHIESYALAFTAGMFVYIAGVDLLPQLHKEKSARKSGIQLALIVLGAATIWMIARYIE; translated from the coding sequence ATGGCGCTTGAATACATACTTGGGGCAACCATGCTTGTCAGCCTCATATCCCTAGTTGGCATTGCCCTGTTTTTTGTTGCAAAAAAGCACATGGACAGTCTGCTGTTCATACTTGTGAGCTTCTCTACTGGAACGCTTCTTGGGGCCGCACTTTTTGACCTGCTTCCAGAATCTATTGATGAAATAAAAAGCACAGTGGCGCTTGAGATAACTTTCGTGGGAATTGTTGTTGCTTTTTGCATGGAGAAGCTGATTCACTGGCACCACCACCATGCTGGAAAGGAAAGCCAGCATAAGCATCCGCTTGGGCTTCTGACACTTGTAGGTGACGGATTCCACAACTTTTTTGATGGTGTTGCTATTGCAGCCGCGTTTCTTGTGAACCCTGCCGTTGGGATAACCACAACCATTGCAATCGGTCTTCATGAGATACCGCAGGAGATAGGGGATTTTGCCCTGCTTTTGTACTGCGGCTACACAAAATCAAAGGCATTGGCATTCAATCTTCTTTCAGCACTTGCGGCAGTTGCCGGCGGGCTGCTTTTTTACTTTTTTTCAGGTGCGATTGCCCATATTGAGTCCTACGCGCTTGCATTCACTGCCGGCATGTTCGTTTACATAGCCGGAGTTGACCTGCTCCCGCAGCTCCACAAGGAGAAGAGCGCAAGAAAATCTGGCATTCAGCTTGCGCTTATAGTTCTTGGAGCTGCAACAATCTGGATGATCGCAAGGTACATTGAATAG